One part of the Paraglaciecola sp. L3A3 genome encodes these proteins:
- a CDS encoding IS3 family transposase (programmed frameshift) yields the protein MTRKAKVTFTPKQKLEYAKLMVEDGYTNKQVEEISGAGRSAVSRWKRQYQSELQGVTPENTKALTDEQQRIQALETQLKRALRDNEILKKANRFLHTQQSRLNVMKEMKKAQLGYTTTELCRLFEVSSSRYYYHPRPPNSDDIASSIQSIAEVTGNTYGKRRMQVELNALDHNIGLYKTATLMKKLNIKAIRPKKKHYYPDSGVEHKYAPNLLKRQFSPDTYNTHWVGDITYIRHHHGWSYLACVLDLSTKEIVGYALSTKPNAELTKTALNNAIKRQAPNTHKLMFHSDQGVQYSAISFRERLAQLDITPSMSRRGNCWDNAVMERFFRSLKTERLNHLSFLNHQSVICEVEQYIQFYNYKRRHSVLDYMTPHQKYNELKNAA from the exons ATGACTAGAAAAGCAAAAGTAACCTTCACCCCGAAACAGAAATTAGAATACGCCAAATTGATGGTAGAAGATGGGTATACCAATAAACAGGTTGAAGAAATATCAGGTGCAGGCAGATCAGCCGTATCACGTTGGAAGCGTCAATATCAATCTGAGTTGCAGGGTGTTACACCAGAAAACACCAAGGCATTAACAGATGAGCAGCAAAGGATCCAAGCGTTAGAAACGCAACTTAAGCGAGCATTAAGGGATAATGAAATATTAAAAAAAGCCA ACCGCTTTCTTCATACGCAACAATCCAGACTTAATGTAATGAAAGAAATGAAGAAAGCTCAACTTGGCTATACCACCACCGAGTTATGTCGTTTATTTGAAGTGAGTAGTAGCCGTTATTATTACCACCCTAGGCCTCCTAATAGCGATGATATTGCATCATCGATTCAGTCGATAGCAGAAGTGACAGGAAATACTTATGGTAAGCGCAGAATGCAGGTTGAACTGAATGCGCTAGACCACAACATTGGTTTATATAAAACGGCTACACTCATGAAAAAACTAAACATAAAGGCGATTAGGCCTAAGAAGAAACATTATTATCCAGATTCAGGTGTTGAACATAAATATGCGCCCAATTTACTCAAGCGACAGTTTAGTCCTGATACCTATAATACTCATTGGGTTGGCGATATAACCTATATCAGACATCATCATGGCTGGAGCTATTTAGCATGTGTCTTAGATCTATCAACTAAAGAAATCGTGGGTTATGCATTATCGACAAAGCCTAACGCGGAATTGACAAAAACAGCATTGAATAATGCAATAAAACGTCAAGCACCCAACACACATAAGTTAATGTTCCATTCAGATCAAGGTGTCCAGTATTCAGCTATATCATTTAGAGAACGGCTTGCTCAATTAGATATCACACCTAGTATGAGTCGCCGTGGAAATTGTTGGGACAACGCCGTTATGGAGCGTTTTTTTAGAAGTTTAAAAACGGAGAGACTGAATCACCTTTCATTTTTAAACCATCAATCAGTGATATGCGAAGTTGAACAATATATTCAGTTTTACAACTATAAACGTCGACATTCTGTCTTAGATTATATGACACCACATCAGAAATATAATGAACTTAAAAATGCGGCTTAA